Genomic DNA from Triticum dicoccoides isolate Atlit2015 ecotype Zavitan chromosome 4B, WEW_v2.0, whole genome shotgun sequence:
ACGAGTTATATTTTCAGAATGTATATGTTTGATATTGTAGATGTAGACAgttttctctatacacttggtcaaatttggcaaagtttgactttcacaaaaatctataggcactacattgtggaatgaagggagtaccaaATTATGCTTGTAGTGGAGATCGATGTTAACCGATGGAGATGTGCTCGTCATAGGTACAAGTACAGCTTCTCGTTCTTCGGCGACGACTCTGCTATCACGGTGGACGACAACCGCGTCGGCCCGCTGTACAAGCACGTGTTCCCGCCGCGGCTGGCCCCTAGCATCTCCTTCGTCGGACTGCCATTCAAGGGATTCCTTTTCCCGGTGTTCCAGCTCCAGAGCAGCTGGGTGGCCGGGGTTCTGTCGGGGAGGATCGAGCTCCCGTCGTCAGAGCAGATGACGCAGGACGTGGCGTCCTTCTACTCAGACATGGAGGCCCGCGGACACTCAAAGAGGTTCACCCACGACCTGGGCGTAGGCACATTCGAGTACGAGGATTGGCTGGTTGAGCGGTGCGGGCTGGAGAGGATCGAGGAGTGGAGGAAGGAGATCTATGTCGCGGCGAGAGGCAGGGTGAGGGACCAGCCGGACAGCTACCGGGACAAGTGGGATGACGACGCCCAACTGTTGGAGCAAGCGCAACGTGAGATCTCGCCAAGTTCTGATCTTACCTCATCGAGGGCTACTTGCGGTTCGGCTTATTCGGAAATGGAATGGTTGGACCT
This window encodes:
- the LOC119293039 gene encoding flavin-containing monooxygenase FMO GS-OX-like 4, translated to MSSRPNPIPSSPRATFSNGWVLQIDCAEEDGIVVFQGGSRVKADAIVHYTGYKYSFSFFGDDSAITVDDNRVGPLYKHVFPPRLAPSISFVGLPFKGFLFPVFQLQSSWVAGVLSGRIELPSSEQMTQDVASFYSDMEARGHSKRFTHDLGVGTFEYEDWLVERCGLERIEEWRKEIYVAARGRVRDQPDSYRDKWDDDAQLLEQAQQRRTHGTLNLGDELSIGLISSLMALRRKAFPVVDSTFVPVLTIELHMHPHGVDLLAHHLESPLAS